A window of Eucalyptus grandis isolate ANBG69807.140 chromosome 4, ASM1654582v1, whole genome shotgun sequence genomic DNA:
TGACAATAAACATGAGGTGTTTtgtggagaaaaagagagagagagagagagagagcaaaaacCGTTGAATTGAAGAAAATGCATGGCATGGCTGTCTAACCTCTTTCTCATGTGCTTTGACACATTGTTGTGCTTTATTCGTTCGCAAGTCCCAGATCATCAATTGACAATCATCACCAGCAGACCCAAATAAGTTGTCATTCTTCAAGTGCCAAGATGCATCGCCGACCGCACCCTCGTGAGCCTAAAATGACAGTTCCATCTCCACATAAATACTTGAGAACACTACCAAAGTCGTACAAAAATTGGTAAGCCCAGACTCCTATCTAACATATATTACCTCGAAAACATGCATTGCACCGAGCACTTTATCCTGAGCGGCAGCAGATATATCCCAgagacaaatttttttatcatgggACGCGCTTAAAAGGTAATTTTCTTTCAGGGGGCTCCAGGACAATCCATAGCCTTCTCCATCATGACCCGTCAACCTCAAATCCGGATCAAACCCACCATCGTGCTGCTTCGCAGCCTGCTTAGAACAATCAAAAACATAAACCTCGCAACCATTTGTCTTAGCGCCCACAATATTGTGATTTTGTGGCATGAAACGCGCCCTATTCACTTCCCCATCCACGCGAATCTTCTGCGATATCTCCACCTAAGACCAgtgagaaaaagagggaaaacaTCAGAAGCAGTTCAAGAATCCCAGCATGGTCGACATACAGCAGCTTTACATAGAGAAACAGTCGCGAAACTGTAGCAGCTCGATAATCATTAGAACGACGACAGGAGTTATGAGGTGGGAATTACGTCGAACACTTAGAACGCATCAACCAACTTCAGATAAAACAACGCGAAATCGACAGTTTTCACCGCACCATGTGGATTCAGCAAGCAATACCCGCATAATCATTCAACcgaaaagaaccaaaaaagaaaaaagaaaaaaacggaGCGTCGAGGGACCGACCTTGGGGAGCACGGCGTCGTCGCCGCAATGATCGGATTCGGAAGAAGGGAGGAGGGCGTCGGCGAGGATGAGGAAGTTGGGGGCGCCGTCGGAGGTGTGGGTGCCGAGGACGAGGCGGTGGGCGGCGAGGGAAGggtcgccggcggcggcggcggcggaggaggagggctGGGGAAGGAGGGGGGCCCAGTGGACGGTGAGGGAGGGCCACTCGAGGGCGTGGGAGATGAGGAGGTCGTAGAGGATCGGGGTGTTCTTCTTCCACACCGCGAACTCTTCCTCCAGCTGCTGCTCCAGCTCCGCGCTTCCCTCCTCTTCCGCCATGGAcctggattctctctctctctctctctcttctgtgttcgtgcgctttctctctctatctctcttctgTGTTCGTGCGCTTTTTGTGGCGCTTCTTTTTCCCGCCAAAATTTGTTGGGGAAGGCTTTATGCTGATCGGAGATGGGCCCGGCTGTTCGGCTACTAAAGCCCAATATCGAAGGCCCTTCCAATAtcaacttccttttcttttcttttttctttcctttatttttttatttggaataacGACATAAATAATCCAATGACTTTGGTCGCATCTACAATatagtctctaaatttttaatttattcgatataGTCCGTCAACTTTACCACAATGTACAATGTGGTTTATTGActttttaattcattcaatatgattcttgaacatttgatacatgtttaatttaatcactatattataagaaaatatatgatgttttttttttcattaattcaagttcataaaatgacattgaatattttcatataagtATTGAACACATAACCAAAGTTTGAACACATAACCAAAGTCTAAGGATTACGTTGaacaatttaaaagaaaaagataacaCTGCACATTTTTCTCAAATCTACTAGCCATATTGAGCAAATTACAAGTTAAAGGACCGCATTACACTCTGGGCCACCATTcgtgtcattttcccttttgcttTCTATTGCAGGAAACTTGCTGATTATCTTCATTTGATTCGATACTTTGATTTCTAAATTGCAACTATTTCATGTGactatttttcatttgattaGGTGAATAGGGGTTTGTTTGGCAATTGGTCAACTAGTActttattctattatttcttgatgagaataaaaaaagaatataaatatgtttagtaaattttttgttcctaggaacaaatttttttccGAGAATAGATTTTAATAGAATCGATAAGTATATAAAAGTAACTTTTTCGTTCCCGATAACAACTCTAAAATCAAgccaacccattttttttttttttctcttttctttttattcttttctcttttccttctctcttcttcttcctcccaatcGGTTACTAGCCACCTTTGTCAGTGAGGCTTGACCATCCCAATGGCTCGGTTGCATTGAGGGTCAGCAATGCTTTGGTAACTAGAGGtatgagaaaagagaaaaaagaaaaagaaaaaagatgaaaagtaatgaaattattttaaaaaatttaaataaaattgtttgGGTTATAAATTTTAAAGGTCCTACTAAACACATTTTATTTCGGAATTATAAATTATGAACGATTCCAAACATCTTCAAATACTTAAAAACtcattcaatgaacaaaataaaaaagaataatttttagatgaaattgtttccaaaaattgaatggttaccaaatagatcATAAAAATCACGTTATGCATTTATGCTAGAGAATCACTTGTGCTTTTCTTGagtatttaaaatttttaaattgtgtCTTTCGTAAATTTTTGGAACTCGGTGATCCCCTATAGCAAAAAGAATCATCATCGCGGAGCCGCTTATGTTCAAGGTAAACCCTTCAATCGACATTCTTAAACTTACCAATGTCGCGAGCCTTGTTTGGACGACACAGCACGAAATTGAACACGACCAATGAACGATTTGACGTGGCAATTTCTAAGAGGTACGTATGTCCAAGTTAGGAGTGTCGACGTACATGGTCTTCTAGTCAGATTTGGCCAAATGAAAAGCGAcaagatgaatttttttattatttttctatagcCACCGAAAATTCCATGAGATGGCGATCTCTGGAAGAGGAAAGATACCCCGATCCTTTCTTTTCACCTGTAATCTTTGAATCTCGACAATACGAAGGTAAATGCCACACAGATGATATCATTCGCAGAGAACCCATCAAGTAAAAACAAAGTTTGTTCTGTATTTTCGATTCTACACAGCCTAATGGTCGAACAgaaacaaaacataaaagaCAAACCAACCATACATAACAGATATTACCCTAATTTACAGATTCGCACGATAGAAGAATCCTTCCTACCCAATCAGCTTTAACCTCGTAGGACGGAAATTCCAGCGGCGTCTGATCTCCGGATCGCGTTCACATGACCGCGCAGGCATTCGGGTTCTCTTCGCTGAAGGCGGTGGTGTAGCGGACCTCCGTGGAGCTCGCGCGGGCCAGCTGGTTCTGCCGAGGGTCCTGCGAGTACCTCACGTACCCCGCCGGCGCCTTCCTGTCATACACGCCCTGCGCGTACGGGTGGTCGACCTCGTCGTACGGCACGTACGGCCACAGCTCGGCCCTCTTGCCCGTCCGGTGGCTGATGCGCCCAATCACCTTGCTGGGTTCCACGTACCCGACCACCGTGACCTTGCTCGACTTGCGGTCGATGTCCACCTGCTGGACGCCCTTCATCCCCTCCACCGCGCGCCGCACCCGCCGCTCGCACCCCTCACAGTCCAGCTTCACCTTGACCTCCACCGTCTGATTTAAATCGTAGATCAGTATGTTGAACAATCAAATGATACCGACGAAGTTGCATCTGAGTTCCACATCCCAAGAACATCCAATGCCAAATTGCTAGTGGAGTGCTCAATATATTCGTGATTCATGGTAAATCGTGCAGAACTAACTTTTGAATCTAAGGTCGTGTTTGACAGGTGCTACATAAGAACAAGAAGCATCCATATACCCTAACAAGAACAGAACAGCAACTCGCAAGTGCACATGGCGCAACATGCTTTGATATTGTATAATAGATGTTTAAAACTGGGGAGAGGATTAATCTAATTCCCATCAAATCGACTCTGCTCACTGATCAGGATCCATCCAGGGGAGGCAACATCCTGAGCAGCGGAAGTTTTTTACTTCGGTTTTCGTGTTCCTgcttctttttaacttttcttcgGGTCATGAAAAACATAATCTAAGTGGCACTTCCCTAAACGGTTTGATCCCAAAAGCCAACCTAAGACCAGCAGCATGGTTGCAAAATCTCTTAAGTTTCCGAGTGGAAAGTGGCAAACTCGCGGGCAGCGATTTTTCGTGTTAATGAGCTGGCCTAGATGCAGCCAAAAAATCAAACCCAGAAAAAGGTGAAGATCCTAGACTCGCTTACCTGGCACAACAAAACCAGATCAGCCAGACCACTCACTCAACACAACGCAGATGATCAGAATGATCGACCAACTCGACCGTTTAGAATATCTAGTCCTGATCAACATACATACAGTCCCTAGATCTACCGTTCAAGAACACTTTAACAGAGCGAAGGTCAAGCCTCGAGCTCATCGAAGATCCACCAACCCAACTCGAAGAACTGACGAACTgaacccttctttttttcttctttttttcgaaaCATAGTCATTAACAAAACGCGTGCAAAACTCACTAACGAGAAAGGTAGTGTCGAGAGCTTTCGAGTACCTGCAACTGCTTGCGCCTCTTGAGCCTGGAGCTGCCGCCGGAACAGTCGAAGAGGTCGGCGAAGTGATCCAGAGCTCCCATTTCTCTCGCCTTCTCCTGCTCGAATGCGGGCGTGCGTGTGTTACTGCGCAGATCTTACTTCTCGAGACGACACGAAATCGATGACAACCCGACACGACCGAAAAAAAATATCTTCGAGCGCTCGTCGATTCACTGTTGCAGACGCAAAACTGGTGAGCAATGATGAAAACGAAACGGAAGACGCTGGCTCTCTTTAAATTCCGAGGGGGTCCCTCGCCCTTTTTTATAGCAGAGCTCAGAGCTCTCCTTTGCAACTCTCGCGAGTCGGAACGCGCCCGAATCTGGGCCGTCGGTCCATGCCCGGCTGGTTTGGTGGGTCGAGCGCCACGTGTCCTCCTCGGAGGGATGGATTTCGAGATGTCCCACCCGCGCACCGCCCCAGTGGGGGGAAGTGGGGCCCCGCGGTTGGCCGTCTCGGGGGAGATGGGAGGTGGCGCCCACGCTCGCCGTTGCGCGCGTTCAGATGCTCGGCTCTGTTCGGGCCGGGGGGTTTCCTCGTCGGAATTGAAATCGCGgttgaaaattggaaaaattaaaggTGACTCTGGCTTATCTTTCGGCCGGGCCCTATACTGGTTCAGGAcctttttcaatttaaaaatagcTACTCGCACGTTAGAGAATTTCGTAACATTTGCTAGGTTACATAAAGTATTTCACAGCGCAAATCATTCTTTTACGCCCAATTGCGGTAATTATTGTGAtgtatcgttttttttttttttccgggtaTCGATGATCacctttatatataaatattgtgTGGTTTTTCAACTTACAAACGTCACTTTTATTAACGTGGCACGGGtagtattttttttagtaataaaCTAAATAAGCATGTCCACGAGGATCTAGATGGTTTGTGGCGAACATCTGTTGTCATGACCTTTTTTATTCTCCCTAATGAAGGGCACAGAGCGATGACAGATGGGTTATTCCGTTTGGATATTAACATGGGAGTCTTATACCTACCACGAGATATCCAAATTTAAGATCGCGGAGAAGTCAATGCTCGTCACCCCTTCCAATCTATATGTCCCACGTAGGTGAGTCCCGTTACCGTACTCAAACTGAGCTATTAGAGAACTCGTCACTAAAACTAGATACGTGTGCTATTTCAGGAAAAATACCCAAATCAGTCCTCAATCTATCGTGCAAATATTAATTCGGTCCCAAAGTTTTCAATTCCgacaatttaatcttaaatctttgtGTGAAATCCTAATATAGacattccaattaatttttgttggaaaatcaCCGACACAATAGTCCGATCATCACCGGTTGTTTTGTACGGCACGTCTGGAGCTAGGTTTTTGTTATTCAAACATTACTCTTACATTGTAGCAATTTCTCCATATGTCTATTCCAAGAACAGGCATTCATACACTGCAATCCGATCTCAATCAAGCTAAACCTCACATGCGCATGATGAcatataaaatgtttaagaaCACATGCTAGATTCTTTACGGCAAGGAAAGAGCTCGCAGAACAATGTCTTGCATGCACACTGCTTATAACCTTGCGCCATCACATATATTATATCAGTGCCTACCCTCCTAGACCGTTATCATCTTCAAATGTCTCTTCTTTCTCAGACATATATGTCAACTTGGGACATAAGAGGCATCCCTGGTTGggtttgaattttcaagaagcCCGCACTAAATCAAAATGTTCGAGTGTGCATTAACTTTGAATAGAACTACATCCCGAACCTAAATATAACACGAATTGAAGAGTTGGCttgatccaattttttttcagtttttccttttagaaatattaaaagaggtttattataaaagaaaagagataacatgaattttaatattaagaaaatgagaaattcaGTTCGGTttgattaatcaaattgaaattaaaaaaaaaaaagttatttattcATTATCTGAACCGAAAATAAACGAAAATTCGGATAAGTTCTAATTTTAGTTCGGTGCATTCATAATGATTAGTTCAATGACGATGCCGGATGACAACACTGAAAAAACTCTCGATGTGATCCGCTCCTTTTGTTTCCTGTCGGCTGGGCCTCCTTTCACGCCTTCATCTTTGGCTAAGATTTTCGCAGTTGATTGATTGCCTTTGCTTTTCGACTATATCGACGGTCCCCTTTCTCTACACTGTCGAATCTAATATAATAAACCAAAACGGTCACATCGATTTGCAGATGGTGGGATTTGCACTGACTGTTGGTGGATTGATTATATGTGGACGAAATGCGAGAGGTTGGTCGACATAGAAAGGCCGGGAGGAGGAGTCGATGCTGGGGCGGTCGGCGTCCACAACGAACGAGCCGTTGTCTTCATACGCATCGCACGCTACCCAAAAGTCTCGACTCCACATGGGCCTCCCATTGGGTTTTTGTCGTAGAGCCTTCACTGCGTTTCCGTTGTAGTTAGCCCGAAACGTCGCATATGCTTTGAATTTCACGACCACCCTCGTTTAAATTCAGGAGGGAATTCTACtttaaaaccttttttttataaaaacaagACAAACTGTACGTCGAAACTCTAGCGGAACTTACAAATTACGTCTCCGAACACACAAAAGCCAGCTATGTGTGGAAGTGTTGAGATGCAATGTAAGTTGTGTTGAAAAAGCCTTACATTGAAGAATTAACATATCA
This region includes:
- the LOC104418946 gene encoding heavy metal-associated isoprenylated plant protein 26 — encoded protein: MGALDHFADLFDCSGGSSRLKRRKQLQTVEVKVKLDCEGCERRVRRAVEGMKGVQQVDIDRKSSKVTVVGYVEPSKVIGRISHRTGKRAELWPYVPYDEVDHPYAQGVYDRKAPAGYVRYSQDPRQNQLARASSTEVRYTTAFSEENPNACAVM
- the LOC104418945 gene encoding WD-40 repeat-containing protein MSI2, with amino-acid sequence MAEEEGSAELEQQLEEEFAVWKKNTPILYDLLISHALEWPSLTVHWAPLLPQPSSSAAAAAGDPSLAAHRLVLGTHTSDGAPNFLILADALLPSSESDHCGDDAVLPKVEISQKIRVDGEVNRARFMPQNHNIVGAKTNGCEVYVFDCSKQAAKQHDGGFDPDLRLTGHDGEGYGLSWSPLKENYLLSASHDKKICLWDISAAAQDKVLGAMHVFEAHEGAVGDASWHLKNDNLFGSAGDDCQLMIWDLRTNKAQQCVKAHEKEVNSVSFNSYNDWILATASSDTTVGLFDMRKLTTPLHVFSSHEGEVLQVEWDPNHEAVLASSSEDRRVMVWDLNRIGDEQQEGDASDGPAELLFSHGGHKAKISDFSWNKNEPWVISSVAEDNSVQVWQMAESICGDDDDMQAMEGYI